In Cataglyphis hispanica isolate Lineage 1 chromosome 10, ULB_Chis1_1.0, whole genome shotgun sequence, a genomic segment contains:
- the LOC126852360 gene encoding GTP-binding protein 10 homolog — protein MVLLTQILDYAKKLPRKYLRSTFLDTLHLHVRGGTGGAGLPRYGGIGGAGGNVYVIAKDGLTLENVVKSLKTKRIKADSGSDSMAKGIIGVPGQDKIISVPRGIMIYNQNGVLLGELNKEDTKLLVAKGGMGGCEETGYCGLKGESQMIKLDLKLIADVGLVGFPNAGKSTFLAAVSKAKPKIASYPFTTIRPRLGTMAYKDERKITVADLPGLIEGAHMNIGMGHKFLKHIERTKLLLFIVDIQGFQLSLKHMRRSCLETVVLLNKEIELYKPDLLKMPTMIIINKMDTDNADNILKEVKPALYDLSNYVVTCPEEMRPEQIIHIDDILPVSLISKNKKQIEEIKERIRNILDKYEERKHITEYDSLDFQLMQRLKRQSEQHTSTVV, from the exons atggtACTTTTAACACAGATTTTAGATTATGCCAAAAAG CTACCCAGAAAATATCTACGCTCGACATTCCTCGACACATTACATCTTCATGTCAGAGGAGGCACGGGAGGAGCTGGCTTACCTCGTTATGGTGGAATCGGAGGTGCAGGAGGTAATGTGTATGTGATTGCAAAAGATGGACTGACCTTGGAGAATGTTGTCAAAAGCTTGAAGACCAAACGGATTAAGGCGGATTCAGGAAGTGACAGTATGGCCAAAGGAATTATAGGTGTACCTGgtcaagataaaattatttcagtcCCACGTGGCATCATGATATATAACCAGAATGGAGTATTGTTAG gaGAGTTAAACAAAgaagatacaaaattattggTAGCAAAAGGTGGAATGGGTGGATGTGAGGAAACAGGTTATTGTGGATTAAAAGGAGAATCTCAGATGATAAAGCTGGACTTGAAACTAATTGCTGATGTTGGACTAGTCGGCTTTCCCAATGCCGGCAAGAGCACATTCTTGGCGGCGGTTTCAAAAGCTAAACCTAAAATTGCTAGTTATCCCT TTACTACTATAAGGCCCAGATTGGGGACCATGGCATATAAAGATGAGAGGAAAATCACTGTTGCAGACTTACCAGGTCTGATCGAGGGTGCACATATGAATATTGGAATGGGTCATAAATTCTTGAAGCACATTGAAAGAACAAAGCTGCTCCTGTTCATTGTAGACATACAAGGTTTTCAATTGTCACTCAAGCATATGCGTAGATCCTGTTTAGAAACTGTGGTCTTACTAAACAAAGAGATCGAACTTTACAAACCAGACCTATTAAAAATGCCAACCAtgattataatcaataaaatggaCACTGACAATGCTGATAATATCCTCAAAGAAGTTAAGCCAgcattatatgatttatctaACTATGTGGTTACATGTCCAGAAGAAATGCGGCCTGagcaaattatacatattgacGATATTTTACCCGTGtctttaatttcgaaaaataaaaaacaaatagaagaaattaaagagaggatacgaaatattttagataaatatgaaGAACGAAAACACATCACTGAGTATGATTCTTTAGACTTTCAACTGATGCAGCGGCTAAAGCGGCAAAGCGAACAACATACATCGACTGttgtatag
- the LOC126852357 gene encoding tRNA N6-adenosine threonylcarbamoyltransferase, mitochondrial isoform X2 translates to MKIRIYRIETSCDDTGCGIVDTTGKILSEVINSQHLTHLRLGGIIPTIAYDMHRQHITSICEDALRSANLRLKDIDAIATTTKPGLPLSLAVGNTFGKYLSRIGNKPYIPIHHMEAHALTTRMVQKVDFPFLVLLVSGGHSLLAIVENVDKFYTLGTTLDNAPGEVFDKIARRLKLANIAEFSHMRGGQAIECAASKATDPTKFVFEPVMSGKRNCQFTFSGILNRCLTYISNQEKEHDIDGSTVIPDVYNLCAALQISAVKHICLRTQRAMEFINKLNLISKEKRTLVVSGGVACNNFLAEALEIVCLEKGFKFIRTPPRLCNDNGVMIAWNGVERWTANVGVIRDRNEIEMVTAEKKAPLGESWIERVQEANIKCKLVKLKGLLD, encoded by the exons ATGAAAATTcgaatatata GGATCGAAACAAGCTGCGACGATACAGGATGCGGAATCGTGGACACTACAGGAAAAATATTGAGCGAGGTGATAAACTCGCAGCATCTTACTCACTTAAG GCTTGGCGGCATAATACCTACAATCGCCTATGATATGCACAGACAACATATTACTTCAATTTGTGAAGATGCACTAAGATCAgcaaatttaagattaaaagatatagatGCTATTGCAACCACAACTAAACCAGGTCTTCCTTTATCACTTGCTGTTGGAAATACCTTTGGCAAATATCTCTCTAGAATTGGTAACAAGCCATATATACCAATTCATCACATGGAAGCTCATGCATTAACAACACGTATGGTGCAGAAA gtaGACTTTCCTTTTCTCGTTTTGCTTGTGTCAGGTGGCCATAGTTTACTAGCAATTGTTGAAaatgtagataaattttatacattaggTACTACATTGGATAATGCACCTGGTGAAGTTTTTGATAag ATTGCTCGCAGACTCAAGCTTGCAAATATAGCAGAATTTTCACATATGAGAGGTGGCCAAGCCATAGAGTGTGCAGCGAGCAAAGCGACAGATCCGACTAAATTTGTATTCGAACCTGTCATGTCGGGAAAGAGAAATTGTCAATTTACTTTCTCAGGTATATTAAACAGATGTTTGACGTACATTAGCAATCAAGAAAAAGAACATGATATTGATGGTAGCACAGTGATTCCCGATGTATATAATCTCTGCGCTGCGCTGCAAATATCTGCTGTAAAGCACATATGTCTTAGAACGCAAAGGGCAatggaatttattaataaattgaatttgataTCGAAGGAGAAACGAACTTTG gTAGTATCTGGTGGAGTGGcctgtaataatttcttagCAGAAGCTTTAGAAATTGTTTGCTTGGAAAaaggttttaaatttattagaactCCACCCCGATTATGTAACGACAATGGCGTAATGATTGCATGGAACGGCGTGGAGAGGTGGACGGCGAATGTAGGCGTTATCCGAGATAGGAACGAGATTGAAATGGTAACTGCTGAGAAAAAGGCACCACTCGGGGAAAGTTGGATCGAAAGAGTGCAAGAGGCcaacataaaatgtaaattagtaaaattaaaagggCTTTTAGATTAA
- the LOC126852357 gene encoding tRNA N6-adenosine threonylcarbamoyltransferase, mitochondrial isoform X1 has translation MAKCAFLSHKLSLEFCQHLKFLRTSNWILNAVRKFADDRPAIILGIETSCDDTGCGIVDTTGKILSEVINSQHLTHLRLGGIIPTIAYDMHRQHITSICEDALRSANLRLKDIDAIATTTKPGLPLSLAVGNTFGKYLSRIGNKPYIPIHHMEAHALTTRMVQKVDFPFLVLLVSGGHSLLAIVENVDKFYTLGTTLDNAPGEVFDKIARRLKLANIAEFSHMRGGQAIECAASKATDPTKFVFEPVMSGKRNCQFTFSGILNRCLTYISNQEKEHDIDGSTVIPDVYNLCAALQISAVKHICLRTQRAMEFINKLNLISKEKRTLVVSGGVACNNFLAEALEIVCLEKGFKFIRTPPRLCNDNGVMIAWNGVERWTANVGVIRDRNEIEMVTAEKKAPLGESWIERVQEANIKCKLVKLKGLLD, from the exons aTGGCCAAGTGTGCGTTTTTATCGCATAAATTGTCATTAGAGTTCTgtcaacatttaaaatttttacgtacGAGTAATTGGATATTAAATGCAGTGCGAAAGTTTGCGGACGACAGACCGGCTATTATTTTAGGGATCGAAACAAGCTGCGACGATACAGGATGCGGAATCGTGGACACTACAGGAAAAATATTGAGCGAGGTGATAAACTCGCAGCATCTTACTCACTTAAG GCTTGGCGGCATAATACCTACAATCGCCTATGATATGCACAGACAACATATTACTTCAATTTGTGAAGATGCACTAAGATCAgcaaatttaagattaaaagatatagatGCTATTGCAACCACAACTAAACCAGGTCTTCCTTTATCACTTGCTGTTGGAAATACCTTTGGCAAATATCTCTCTAGAATTGGTAACAAGCCATATATACCAATTCATCACATGGAAGCTCATGCATTAACAACACGTATGGTGCAGAAA gtaGACTTTCCTTTTCTCGTTTTGCTTGTGTCAGGTGGCCATAGTTTACTAGCAATTGTTGAAaatgtagataaattttatacattaggTACTACATTGGATAATGCACCTGGTGAAGTTTTTGATAag ATTGCTCGCAGACTCAAGCTTGCAAATATAGCAGAATTTTCACATATGAGAGGTGGCCAAGCCATAGAGTGTGCAGCGAGCAAAGCGACAGATCCGACTAAATTTGTATTCGAACCTGTCATGTCGGGAAAGAGAAATTGTCAATTTACTTTCTCAGGTATATTAAACAGATGTTTGACGTACATTAGCAATCAAGAAAAAGAACATGATATTGATGGTAGCACAGTGATTCCCGATGTATATAATCTCTGCGCTGCGCTGCAAATATCTGCTGTAAAGCACATATGTCTTAGAACGCAAAGGGCAatggaatttattaataaattgaatttgataTCGAAGGAGAAACGAACTTTG gTAGTATCTGGTGGAGTGGcctgtaataatttcttagCAGAAGCTTTAGAAATTGTTTGCTTGGAAAaaggttttaaatttattagaactCCACCCCGATTATGTAACGACAATGGCGTAATGATTGCATGGAACGGCGTGGAGAGGTGGACGGCGAATGTAGGCGTTATCCGAGATAGGAACGAGATTGAAATGGTAACTGCTGAGAAAAAGGCACCACTCGGGGAAAGTTGGATCGAAAGAGTGCAAGAGGCcaacataaaatgtaaattagtaaaattaaaagggCTTTTAGATTAA
- the LOC126852318 gene encoding RNA-binding protein 33-like — MSEHDDTLLDEDLGDEEYDLGNDEEEALLADDYEIERQNSYKGEEETDDVLDLGVTDALDDLDGEDENIEFSRGNTDKHSDNDFYKDGEHPMDIQPASSYYEQDEGAEQYANEQASRQAGKNSESNNVNISNNIGKGDLREKLQRNMQKTVYIGNGQGMEDDDCEEAKERRNRFQNERTMISPKMNNDIPETLENVVTSEPSRTPFRGRGRGRGIRGSRGGRFNIQNTGNFNPRFGTVRPGNFDNQPPACRPPLIETRPPCLLSLPSNIPNQQQIMYQQQANPQQPFQQPFGPNGPLQGPPAQFTENRPQFSPGQFQGPMGPRPIGSQRLPEYGLRNPLAGGSMQRPSYNCPPNQQPPFHPPMQPPPFPNPGGIMQENRSGLQSNQGGPLLQGNPGGGSLLGNPNCLLLPGNPPNMLPPAGGNLPVTMGQGFPRQQQALPSASQGPPIQNLPPNVQMSSQPLFENRLPPPQFQEHQFEGRNTYDARAGFHPSDQVPNNQFNNTMQPVPQQSASNISHSVSLPPGHKILINPHFRGTVQPANDTRLVWDSNQQQAQSQVSHSGQFPQPPSSYQNQGPYNQTQQGSSHQLNYQQNKSDDPYAYFSDVWQENRPQKLQNSPNKHYPSDNNYSRESGYSDGNKYKLNSQWEQRDSYQEDYRGSHQNYRERDLPLRTRNDHTQRSRTPSNTYRGNSYDQVHNLKFSRPANIAPRGANKPPQKRLSESSDKGPREVSPKRNKPSNRNLQEVRRVDTASETVADKNEDNDPEMQEYRKKMEEQKRLREKILREKENRRKMAAIEKQNEDAKIDSNTAVTESTQQEIKPASALMGIVKDGVKTRPNVAKGRGRPTNIQSTEAADRPSNMRIVRTIPTIQTNDLSDTIGSRDNNSRYATNQAGDIVQMRQVIQQSGTRRVVIQKPLLNSQKTIATTIQKTVSNLQKNQGLQQKVVPSTQVIPAQKLVQNQVNALQKSGTVGPKSTNIGQRMITHKTPGSFQKTVINDNANVHGQKVMNAQQNPQRIVLQKSAVQAKKLPEIKTNTVKLENLAASTSEAQIRRMCQAIGTIESIRMGEGNATIVFKTQSAAMVFHKKYQRKMLDLSLITVRLVPQSILANKVVTATAKKS, encoded by the exons ATGTCAGAACA TGATGATACCTTGCTAGACGAAGATCTCGGAGATGAGGAATATGATTTGGGTAACGACGAGGAAGAAGCTCTTCTAGCAGATGACTATGAAATAGAGAGG CAGAATAGCTATAAGGGAGAAGAGGAAACAGATGATGTACTGGACTTAGGAGTCACGGATGCGCTCGACGACTTAGATGGCGAAGACGAGAATATAGAGTTTAGTAGAGGCAATACTGATAAACATAGCGATAACGATTTCTATAAAGATGGAGAACATCCGATGGACATACAGCCTGCGTCGTCGTATTATGAGCAAGACGAGGGTGCTGAGCAATACGCGAACGAGCAGGCATCGCGTCAGGCCGGCAAAAATTCAGAGTCCAATAacgttaatatttctaataatattggCAAGGGCGATCTGCGCGAGAAGCTCCAAAGAAACATGCAGAAGACTGTTTACATCGGCAACGGGCAAGGAATGGAGGACGACGACTGCGAGGAAGCGAAGGAGAGGCGCAACAGATTTCAAAACGAGCGTACGATGATTTCTCCAAAGATGAATAATGATATTCCGGAAACCTTAGAGAATGTCGTCACATCGGAACCATCCAGAACGCCGTTCAGAGGAAGAGGACGAGGCCGTGGAATAAGAGGGAGCAGAGGAGGACGATTTAACATACAAAACACTGGAAACTTCAATCCAAG GTTTGGTACGGTACGGCCCGGTAATTTCGATAATCAACCGCCTGCTTGTAGACCGCCACTAATAGAGACCAGACCGCCGTGTCTCCTTAGCTTACCAAGTAACATACCAAATCAGCAGCAGATAATGTATCAACAACAAGCTAATCCACAACAGCCCTTTCAACAGCCCTTCGGTCCAAATGGTCCATTGCAAGGGCCACCAGCACAATTTACGGAGAATAGGCCGCAATTCAGTCCCGGACAATTCCAGGGACCGATGGGGCCACGTCCGATCGGCAGCCAGAGGTTGCCTGAATACGGACTTAGGAATCCTTTGGCGGGAGGATCCATGCAAAGACCGAGCTATAATTGTCCGCCCAATCAGCAGCCGCCGTTTCATCCGCCGATGCAGCCACCGCCGTTTCCAAATCCGGGCGGCATCATGCAAGAAAATCGATCGGGTCTGCAGAGCAATCAAGGAGGACCTTTGTTACAAGGAAATCCGGGAGGAGGATCGCTTCTCGGTAACCCGAATTGTCTGTTGTTGCCTGGAAATCCACCCAATATGTTGCCCCCTGCTGGAGGGAATCTACCAGTGACTATGGGCCAGGGATTTCCGCGCCAGCAGCAAGCGCTGCCAAGCGCCTCTCAAGGTCCGCCTATACAAAATCTGCCGCCGAACGTGCAGATGTCTAGTCAGCCGCTCTTCGAGAACAGGCTGCCGCCGCCACAGTTTCAAGAGCACCAGTTTGAAGGCCGGAATACGTATGATGCAAGAGCCGGTTTTCATCCTTCCGATCAAGTACCCAATAAccaatttaataatacgatGCAACCCGTACCGCAACAGTCGGCGTCTAATATATCACACAGTGTGTCTTTACCTCCAGGGCACAAGATTCTAATCAATCCTCATTTTAGAGGCACCGTTCAACCCGCGAACGATA CTCGACTCGTTTGGGATTCTAATCAACAACAAGCCCAATCACAAGTTTCTCACAGTGGACAATTTCCACAACCGCCATCATCGTATCAAAATCAGGGACCCTATAATCAAACCCAACAAGGTTCATCGCATCAACTAAACTATCAGCAGAATAAAAGTGAC GATCCATACGCATATTTTTCTGATGTGTGGCAAGAAAATAGACCACAGAAGCTTCAGAATAGTCCTAATAAGCATTATCCCTCGGATAACAATTATTCCCGAGAGAGCGGTTACAGTGatggtaataaatataaattgaatagcCAATGGGAGCAAAGAGATAGCTATCAAgag GATTATAGAGGATCTCATCAAAATTATCGAGAAAGAGATTTGCCGCTACGAACAAGAAACGATCATACGCAGAGGAGTAGAACGCCATCAAATACGTATCGCGGTAACTCTTACGATCAAGTCCACAATCTGAAATTTTCTAGACCAGCGAATATTGCACCTCGTGGAGCGAATAAACCGCCGCAAAAGAGGTTATCTGAGTCTTCGGATAAAGGACCGCGAGAAGTAAGTCCAAAGCGCAATAAGCCGTCTAATAGAAATCTTCAAGAAGTGCGAAGAGTGGATACAGCAAGTGAAACAGTCGCTGACAAG AATGAAGATAATGATCCAGAGATGCAGGAATACCGTAAGAAAATGGAAGAGCAAAAACGTCTTCGGGAGAAGATATTACGTGAGAAGGAGAACAGACGTAAGATGGCTGCGATAGAGAAACAAAATGAAGATGCCAAGATTGATTCAAATACTGCAG tgACTGAAAGTACACAGCAAGAAATAAAACCTGCATCAGCATTAATGGGGATTGTAAAGGATGGTGTTAAAACTCGCCCTAATGTTGCTAAAGGACGCGGCCGTCCTACCAATATACAGAGCACAGAG GCAGCAGACAGACCATCTAATATGCGAATTGTCAGAACGATACCAACTATACAAACTAACGATTTGTCAGATACAATTGGTTCGAGAGATAATAACTCCAGATATGCAACTAATCAAGCCGGTGATATTGTACAAATGAGACAAGTGATACAACAATCTGGCACGCGAAGAGTAGTAATACAAAAGCCTCTGCTAAATTCGCAAAAGACTATCGCTACCACGATACAGAAAACTGTCTCCAATTTGCAGAAGAATCAGGGATTACAACAGAAAGTAGTTCCGAGTACGCAAGTTATACCAGCGCAGAAACTCGTACAAAATCAAGTCAATGCATTGCAAAAATCTGGAACTGTTGGACCGAAAAGCACAAATATTGGCCAGAGAATGATAACACATAAAACACCTGGTAGCTTTCAGAAAACTGTAATCAATGATAACGCCAATGTTCACGGCCAAAAAGTCATGAATGCGCAACAAAATCCCCAGCGAATCGTGTTGCAAAAGTCTGCAGTtcaagcaaaaaaattacctGAGATAAAGACGAACACagttaaattagaaaatttggcTGCGAGCACTTCTGAAGCCCAAATCAGACGTATGTGTCAAGCCATCGGAACCATTGAG AGCATACGTATGGGCGAGGGTAATGCGACCATTGTGTTTAAGACACAATCTGCCGCCATGGTGTTTCACAAGAAATACCAGCGTAAAATGCTCGATCTATCGCTGATAACCGTTCGCCTTGTACCGCAAAGCATTCTCGCCAATAAAGTGGTAACGGCGACCGCGAAGAAATCTTAG
- the LOC126852352 gene encoding DEAD-box helicase Dbp80 produces MASTKVDWGQYAEEQDKLTSKLTNMNLDKSNQAASIPASVKDGDAKSDDDTSEDQISPAERSHLQKILRKKLVETTKDIEVQRKDPNSPLYSVKTFDALHLKPELLKGVYAMGFNAPSRIQETALPTLLADPPQNMIAQSQSGTGKTAAFVLAMLSRVDVTKNYPQVLCLSPTYELAIQTGEVAAKMSRFCPEIKIKYAVRGEEISRESTEDRRVKPKITEHIIIGTPGKVLDWGHKFKYFDLSKISVFVLDEADVMIATQGHQDQCIRIHKLLKPEKCQMMFFSATYEPEVMNFAEIIVSNPLIIRLLREEESLDNIKQYYIKCKNIDEKYTAITNIYGVITIGQAIIFCHTKKTASWLAEKMTRDGHAVAILSGDLTVEQRISVLDRFRAGLEKVLITTNVLARGIDVEQVTIVVNFDLPMDHKRQADCETYLHRIGRTGRFGKSGIAINLIDSTHAMQLCKDIEKHFGKKIHYLDAEDADEIEKIGA; encoded by the exons ATGGCTTCAACTAAGGTCGACTGGGGCCAATATGCTGAGGAACAGGACAAATTAACATCAAAG cTGACAAATATGAACTTGGATAAATCAAACCAGGCTGCATCCATTCCTGCTTCTGTAAAAGATGGAGATGCAAAGAGCGACGATGATACATCGGAAGATCAAATTTCGCCGGCAGAAAGATCGCacctgcaaaaaattttaaggaaaaaattagTTGAAACGACAAAAGATATAGAGGTTCAAAGAAAAGATCCAAATTCTCCATTATACAGTGTCAAAACATTTGATGCTCTTcatct cAAGCCTGAACTATTGAAAGGAGTATATGCTATGGGATTTAATGCTCCCTCTAGAATTCAAGAAACTGCTTTACCTACTTTACTTGCTGATCC ACCACAGAATATGATTGCACAATCTCAATCTGGAACTGGTAAAACAGCTGCATTTGTACTTGCCATGTTAAGTCGGGTAgatgttacaaaaaattaccCACAAGTACTTTGTCTATCGCCAACTTATGAGTTGGCAATCCAAACAGGAGAAGTAGCGGCAAAAATGTCACGTTTTTGTcccgagataaaaataaagtacgcCGTGAGAGGAGaagaaa taagCCGTGAATCAACTGAAGACAGAAGAGTTAAACCAAAAATCACCGAGCACATAATTATAGGAACTCCGGGCAAAGTGCTGGATTGGGGacacaaatttaaatactttgatCTAAGCAAAATATCTGTTTTTGTGTTGGATGAAGCAGATGTAATGATTGCTACACAAGGTCACCAAGATCAATGCATCCGCATCCATAA ATTACTTAAACCagaaaaatgtcaaatgaTGTTTTTTTCTGCGACTTATGAACCAGAAGTGATGAACTTTGCAGAGATTATAGTCAGTAATCCATTAATAATACGGCTATTAAGAGAAGAGGAGAGTTTAGATAATATCAAACAATACtacattaaatgcaaaaatatagatgAGAAATATACAGCTATTACTAACATTTATGGCGTAATAACAATTGGgcaagcaattattttttgtcat ACGAAAAAGACAGCCAGTTGGTTGGCAGAGAAGATGACAAGAGATGGACATGCAGTAGCAATACTTTCTGGTGACTTGACGGTTGAACAAAGAATTTCTGTACTAGATAGATTTAGAGCAGGACTTGAGAAAGTTCTCATCACCACAAATGTTTTAGCCAGAG gTATTGATGTAGAACAAGTGACGATAGTGGTTAATTTTGATTTGCCGATGGACCACAAACGACAAGCCGACTGCGAAACATATTTGCACAGGATCGGCAGAACAGGTCGATTCGGTAAATCGGGGATtgccattaatttaattgactcGACGCATGCGATGCAATTATGCAAAGACATAGAGAAACATTTTGGCAAGAAAATTCATTATCTAGACGCGGAAGATGCGGATGAAATCGAAAAAATCGGCGCTTAG
- the LOC126852341 gene encoding heat shock protein 60A-like, whose translation MHRLPTILRGAALRQLQVRTYAKDVRFGADVRALMLQGVDILADAVAVTMGPKGRNVILEQSWGSPKITKDGVTVAKGIELKDKFQNIGAKLVQDVANNTNEEAGDGTTTATILARAIAKEGFEKISKGANPVEIRRGVMLAVDKVKDELKTLSKPVTTPEEIAQVATISANGDKAVGNLISDAMKKVGKEGVITVKDGKTLTDELEVIEGLKFDRGYISPYFINSSKGAKVEFQDALLLFSEKKISSVQSIIPALELANSQRKPLVIIAEDVDGEALSTLVVNRLKIGLQVAAVKAPGFGDNRKATLQDMAISTGGIVFGDDANLVKLEDVQASDLGQVGEIIITKDDTLILKGKGKKADIDRRADQIRDQIENTTSDYEKEKLQERLARLASGVAVLRVGGSSEVEVNEKKDRVHDALNATRAAVEEGIVPGGGTALLRCIPALRQLKAVNSDQETGIKIVANALRMPCLQIALNAGVDASVVVAKVSEGKLGYDALKDEYVDMIEKGIIDPTKVVRTALTDAAGVASLLTTAEAVVTELPKEEPQMPMGGGMGGMGGMGGMGGMGM comes from the exons ATGCACAGACTACCTACTATATTGAGAGGAGCTGCTCTGCGCCAATTACAGGTGCGCACTTATGCCAAAGATGTGCGTTTCGGAGCGGACGTTCGTGCCTTGATGTTGCAAGGTGTAGACATTTTGGCAGATGCCGTTGCCGTGACAATGGGTCCTAAAGGTCGTAACGTTATCTTGGAACAAAGCTGGGGAAGTCCAAAAATTACAAAGGATGGCGTGACTGTGGCAAAAGGCATCGAATTAAAAGAtaagtttcaaaatattgGAGCTAAATTGGTGCAAGATGTAGCTAACAATACCAATGAGGAAGCTGGTGATGGTACCACAACAGCAACTATATTAGCTAGAGCTATAGCCAAAGAGGGATTTGAGAAGATTAGCAAAGGTGCAAATCCTGTAGAAATCAGACgag GTGTAATGCTGGCAGTAGACAAAGTCAAAGATGAATTGAAAACTTTGAGCAAACCAGTTACGACACCCGAGGAAATCGCCCAAGTAGCAACAATATCCGCTAACGGTGACAAAGCTGTCGGCAACTTGATATCTGACGCCATGAAGAAGGTCGGGAAGGAAGGTGTGATTACCGTAAAGGATGGCAAAACACTCACCGATGAGTTGGAGGTCATAGAAGGATTGAAATTTGATAGAGGCTACATCTCTCCATACTTCATCAATTCCAGTAAAGGAGCCAAAGTTGAATTTCAAGATGCGCTCCTTCTCTTTAGCGAAAAGAAAATCTCCTCCGTTCAAAGCATTATCCCCGCCTTAGAACTGGCCAACTCGCAACGCAAGCCCCTCGTAATAATTGCCGAGGATGTAGATGGCGAAGCTTTGTCGACACTTGTTGTCAATCGTTTGAAAATCGGATTGCAAGTAGCTGCGGTTAAAGCTCCTGGTTTCGGTGACAATAGAAAAGCTACTCTTCAAGATATGGCAATATCCACTGGTGGCATTGTATTCGGCGATGACGCTAATCTTGTCAAACTGGAGGACGTCCAG gCAAGCGACTTGGGTCAGGTAGGAGAAATCATCATCACGAAAGATGACACTCTCATTTTGAAAGGCAAAGGAAAAAAGGCTGATATCGACAGGAGAGCCGATCAGATTAGAGATCAAATCGAGAATACTACGTCCGACTACGAAAAGGAGAAACTGCAGGAACGTTTGGCAAGGTTAGCATCCGGAGTCGCCGTCTTAAGGGTTGGCGGAAGCAGCGAAGTAGAAGTTAACGAGAAGAAGGACCGTGTGCACGATGCCCTCAATGCCACTCGCGCCGCTGTCGAGGAAGGAATTGTTCCCGGAG GCGGCACCGCTCTGTTGAGATGTATACCAGCATTGCGACAGCTCAAGGCAGTGAACAGCGATCAGGAGACAGGAATCAAAATTGTAGCGAATGCTCTGCGTATGCCGTGTCTACAGATCGCGCTAAATGCCGGCGTCGATGCTAGTGTGGTGGTGGCCAAAGTGAGCGAGGGCAAATTAGGTTACGATGCTTTGAAGGACGAATATGTCGACATGATTGAAAAGGGTATCATCGATCCCACGAAAGTCGTACGCACTGCGCTCACTGATGCGGCTGGCGTTGCATCACTGTTGACAACGGCGGAAGCGGTCGTCACTGAATTACCGAAGGAGGAACCGCAAATGCCAATGGGCGGCGGTATGGGTGGTATGGGAGGAATGGGTGGCATGGGTGGTATGggcatgtaa